In Chitinophaga oryzae, the sequence ACTCATGGGCGTGGGTACCTACCGGTTTTACCCCGTTGCGCATGGCCAGATGGACGTTGCTGGTACCGATAAAGGTATGGCCGCCGTACTCGCGGAGCGTCTGCACCACCAGTTTCTGCACGGCCAGGGAATGCCTGCGCCGGGTGCCGAAATCGGCGATGGTAATGTTCAGCTCTTTATATCGCTCTATTTTGGCGCGGGTGATAGCGATGACTTCTTCGTCCGGTACCCGCTGTTGCCCGGTAGCTTCGTAGTAAAGCTCACAGATGAGCGACATCAGCGGCACCTCCCAGAGAATGGTACGGTACCAGTAACCGTCGGCATGTACCTCCAGCTGGTCGCCGTGCTGGGTGATATGTATTTCAGAAGGATTGTAGCGGTAGCCCTGCAGAAAATCGAGGTAGGTAGGGTCGAGGTAGGGGCAGGTAACAGCGAGGAAGTCTTTTTCCTCCTGGCTGAGTTGCAGGTACTGCATCTCGTCCACTGCCCGCCGCAGCAGCTTGTCGAAGCCCGGCGGGTAAGCATGTTGGCCCCGGTTGATGAATTTATAACGGGCACGCGCCTTCGGAAACAATTTGATCACGCAGTGCTGCATGGTGAACTTGTAGAAATCATTGTCCAGGATGGAATTCAGCTTCATAGTCTGCCGTTTAATTGACAATTATACCATATTTTTGCACTCATCATCATATCCAATTAATAATAATGAAACAGATTAAAGTAAAGTTTGCACTTAACCCGCAAGAAACCGTTTTGTTCAAAGTAAACGGCTCGTTCCTCAAAAACAAATGGCAGGCAAAACCAGGAGCCCTGTGCCTAACCAACGAAAGGATTGTTGTAGAAGGCAAATCGATGACCGCATTTTTATTGTTTGGCGTCATCGGATGGTTGTTGACCCGGAAAAAAATTCTTAAAGAATTTCCGCTGACAGATATTACCAACTTCAGCAGAGGTAAACAAGGCTTCAACAAAAAGGTAGCGGTGTTTGAACTGCTGGATGGTTCTACGGTACGTATGGCCATCACCGGTAAATGGGAAGTTTTTGAAGCGGCCTACCACAAAGCGATGCTGGATGTAAAGCCACTGTTCTCCATAAACTGATTTACAATTTAGTCCCACAAAA encodes:
- the pncB gene encoding nicotinate phosphoribosyltransferase yields the protein MKLNSILDNDFYKFTMQHCVIKLFPKARARYKFINRGQHAYPPGFDKLLRRAVDEMQYLQLSQEEKDFLAVTCPYLDPTYLDFLQGYRYNPSEIHITQHGDQLEVHADGYWYRTILWEVPLMSLICELYYEATGQQRVPDEEVIAITRAKIERYKELNITIADFGTRRRHSLAVQKLVVQTLREYGGHTFIGTSNVHLAMRNGVKPVGTHAHEWFMFHAAKYGFKMANMLGLEHWVHVYRGDLGIALSDTYTTPVFFEQFDKKFAKLFDGVRHDSGDPLRFADETILHYQGKGINPLSKTIIFSDGLNYEKVAAIAAHCRGKIGMSFGIGTNFTNDVGLTPLNIVVKMYEARPEDAPRWTPVVKLSDEKGKYTGDEHMIALAKEMLEL
- a CDS encoding PH domain-containing protein translates to MKQIKVKFALNPQETVLFKVNGSFLKNKWQAKPGALCLTNERIVVEGKSMTAFLLFGVIGWLLTRKKILKEFPLTDITNFSRGKQGFNKKVAVFELLDGSTVRMAITGKWEVFEAAYHKAMLDVKPLFSIN